From Treponema sp. OMZ 787:
CATTTACACCTGTACAAATTGCAAGAACAGCAGCTTCAATACAAAATCCGCTTGAAGCCGAAAACTTTTTGGACAATGCAAGATTTCAGGCTGCCGACACGGTAAGAGGAGCAGAAGTATTCTCGTCGGATGGAATTTTTTCGTATGCGATTAAACTTCTTTTGAGGGAAAGAGCCTCCAAATTCGATACCGGAAAGGGAAAAGAAGAGTATTCTTCGCTATATAACTCAATTCTTGATGAAGAAAAATAAGCAGACTAGGCCCGGTTTAAAATTGCCGGGTTTTCTGCTGACAGGTTAGCTATGTCCGGTAAATTAAAAGACTTGCGGTTTAAAGTATGGATAGCCTTTTTAACCATCTTGTCGGGGTATATAAATGCAGGGGCTATTCGCAGCTTTTCTTTGCCGGTAAGCCATCATACGGGGAATGTGAGTCATCTCGCCCTTTCAATCGGAAATAAAAACAGTGAAGAGGTTTTAGCCCTTATCTTTATTATTCTTGCCTTTTTTGCAGGAGCCTGTTTGTCGGGCCTATTGTTCCACGAAAGAAAATTTGCATTAAAAAAAAGATACGGCATCTTATTGATGTGTCTTGCCTTAATATTTTTCAACTTGGCCTTTTTCAAAACCCAAGTGCCTCAAAACCTCAAAACATCAGCCCTAAGCTTTGCTTCCGGAGTTCAAAATGCCATGTTTATCTTTTACGGAGACATCCTTGTAAGAACCACCCACATAACGGGCTACCTCACAGACGCTGCCTTTGCCTTAGCTATGTGCATCCGGGGCAAAAAAGACAAATTCCGTTTTTTTATCTTTTACAGCCTTAACATTCTCTTTTTCTTAGGCGGAGGAATTATAGCAAGCCTTATAAAAATCGACTCATTTTTTCTAATTTCGGCAGGTCTTTATTTTGTTGCGGGCCTTTACTATTTTGTGATGAGGAAAAAAGGAAAGATTTAAAATAAATTTCCCATTGACATACGTATTTTTTATACGTATAATTAAAATATGACAGCAAAGGAAGTGTTAAAGCTTTTAAAGCAAAACGGCTGGTATATTTGTGAAACTAAAGGTTCACATTATCAATTAAAACACTTAAAAATAAAAGGAAAAATAACGATTCCCTTTCATGCGGGAGATCTAAAAGCAGGAACATTGAATAGTATTTTAAAACAAGCAGGATTAAAATAAGAGGTATAAAATGAAAAATAAAACATATTTAGCTGTTTTTGAACCGGCAGGAGATGGTGCATATAGTGTGTATTTTCCTCATGTTTTAGGTTGTGTAAGCTATGGAAAAAACTTTATCGATGCACAAAAAATGGCAAAAGAAGCGTTAGAACTTCATATATATGGAATGGAAAAAGACGGCGATAAGCTGCCGGTTGAAGACTTTTCAGATATTCAAACAAACGATGGAGATATAGTTTGTGCTATTACTATTTACCCTGACCTTGTAAA
This genomic window contains:
- a CDS encoding type II toxin-antitoxin system HicB family antitoxin, which produces MKNKTYLAVFEPAGDGAYSVYFPHVLGCVSYGKNFIDAQKMAKEALELHIYGMEKDGDKLPVEDFSDIQTNDGDIVCAITIYPDLVKNEIDSRRVRTNCTIPYGLKLKAEQQGINFSQVLETSLKELVL
- a CDS encoding type II toxin-antitoxin system HicA family toxin produces the protein MTAKEVLKLLKQNGWYICETKGSHYQLKHLKIKGKITIPFHAGDLKAGTLNSILKQAGLK
- a CDS encoding YoaK family protein — its product is MSGKLKDLRFKVWIAFLTILSGYINAGAIRSFSLPVSHHTGNVSHLALSIGNKNSEEVLALIFIILAFFAGACLSGLLFHERKFALKKRYGILLMCLALIFFNLAFFKTQVPQNLKTSALSFASGVQNAMFIFYGDILVRTTHITGYLTDAAFALAMCIRGKKDKFRFFIFYSLNILFFLGGGIIASLIKIDSFFLISAGLYFVAGLYYFVMRKKGKI